Within Echinimonas agarilytica, the genomic segment TGTCCTGCGGTTGCGCCCAAAGAATGCAATGTTGAATACTACCATCACGCACCCGCTGCGCTGGCCGCAGGCTATCGGCCTTGTTTAAGGTGTAGGCCCGACAGTGCGCCTCATTCATGGGCATGGAAAGGTACTGAAACCACATTAGCGCGTGCCATTCATTTAATCGACGGAGGCGTATTGCAGCAACATTCATTGGTTCATTTGGCGCAGCGTTTAGGGATATCTGAACGGTACTTACGACGATTGTTTCAACGCTATGTAGGGCTCCCGCCCAAACGCTATGCTCTGATGAAACAATTAATGTTCGCCAAGAAACTTTTGCATGATTCTCAGTTGCCTATTCAGGACATCGCGCTTGCGTGCGGTTTTGGCAGCGTCAGGCGCTTTAATGACGCTTTTAAAAAAACGCTCCGGCTCACGCCAACTCAAATACGCCGACAAAAACCAAGTCAATCTAAGCTAACATTGACGCTCGCATATCGGCCTCCATTTGATTGGCAACACATGCTTAAGTTTTATCAATCACGCGCCATACAAGGCTTAGAGCAGGTGACAGAGCACACTTATCAACGCGTATTTAGATGGCAAGATGCCACAGGCTGGTTGTCGATCAGACCCAATCCCAATAACACACAACTCGAAGTACAACTCGACCTCAGCACGATTGAGATACTGCCATCTGTGGTGCGTCATATTAGGCGGGTATTTGATCTCGACTCCGACTTAACGGTCATCGAATCTCATTTATCCCACACACCACTTGCTCCATTCATCTGCTCTGGCATTCGTATTCCCGGGCTGTGGGATTCATTTGAAGGCGGAGTGAGGGCTATTTTAGGTCAACAGATTTCCGTGAGCGCAGCACGTCAATTGGTTGAACAAGTGGTGGATGAACTCGGGCAGACTATTGATACACCCAACGGGTCCATGCGTTTGTTTCCGACTCCTACAAACATCGCTAACTCAGAACTTCTATTTCTGAAAATGCCCCACAAAAGACGTCACACTCTGCGAGCGCTCGCAACTTACTACCTTGATCACCCCAACCACTCAATCGACGACTGGTTACAGATCTCTGGCATTGGTCCATGGACGGTTAATTATGTAAAGCTGCGCGGTACAGAAAATTCAGACATTTATTTAGACTCCGATCTCGGCGTGAGAAACACGCTCACCAAGTTACAAATAGCGCTTTGCCGAGCACAATTGTCACCGTGGGGGAGCTACGCCACTTTCCAAATTTGGAATCAATCATGAATCAACAGCCCACATTTTCGCTTTACTATGGTGAGTACCTCAGCCCGATTGGTCACA encodes:
- a CDS encoding DNA-3-methyladenine glycosylase 2 family protein — its product is MTDRDMHHLEQQHAIPSLSPEQCRIARLARDHRYDGKFFVAVKTTGIFCRPICPAVAPKECNVEYYHHAPAALAAGYRPCLRCRPDSAPHSWAWKGTETTLARAIHLIDGGVLQQHSLVHLAQRLGISERYLRRLFQRYVGLPPKRYALMKQLMFAKKLLHDSQLPIQDIALACGFGSVRRFNDAFKKTLRLTPTQIRRQKPSQSKLTLTLAYRPPFDWQHMLKFYQSRAIQGLEQVTEHTYQRVFRWQDATGWLSIRPNPNNTQLEVQLDLSTIEILPSVVRHIRRVFDLDSDLTVIESHLSHTPLAPFICSGIRIPGLWDSFEGGVRAILGQQISVSAARQLVEQVVDELGQTIDTPNGSMRLFPTPTNIANSELLFLKMPHKRRHTLRALATYYLDHPNHSIDDWLQISGIGPWTVNYVKLRGTENSDIYLDSDLGVRNTLTKLQIALCRAQLSPWGSYATFQIWNQS